Proteins encoded together in one Myxococcales bacterium window:
- a CDS encoding heavy metal translocating P-type ATPase metal-binding domain-containing protein, translated as MQLRAPLNDAVFSAKSAVETLPAKRPEACKHCGTPLDASDAGPFCCTGCETVYGILTSEHLEAYYDLRGERGQPARDAGAQRGAPLWLEPIEKSLAEAQTAQRIELDIQGLHCTACVWLIQNLAKRHDGAMSMVVDPSVGRLHLVAEKKLDLPALVADVERFGYRLGPPLKDTERKSNEIVFRMGITIALAMNAMIFAIASYAGLSEGPTFVLFERITFGISTLSVIVGGPVFFRSAFRALRAGVLHMDLPIALGIVLAYGGSLVSFLRGHSRGVFVDTLDVFIALMLVGRFLQERALERNRLALLASDGVEGLRTRRVEGDKVTTIRATELRRGDVVHVAPGEVLPVDAKLEGEGEASFSLDWVNGESEPHAYAVGATIPAGAFSASDVPQTLVSIQDFADSPLVDLLRTPEKRHGEEAQSLPFWDKLTRYYVAAVLVAAAVGFVGWYFATRDLARALEVTTAVLIVTCPCAFGIATPLAYDLVQSGLRRAGLFVRSAGFLDRAALVRTVVFDKTGTLTTGALTVRSRDLAPGCDADKLALLASLAGQSTHPKSMAVHDALVAEGVTPRALSGVREEVGRGVVVIEGGVEYRLGAPAWALSLGDSSAPGAADVVFAANGERLASFVTEEALRKDAKAEVDALGRDGMSVYLLSGDDPARVAQTARLAGIPEEKAVGGRTAEGKAEWVDAHDRKDLLMVGDGINDALVVARAFCGGTPAVDRPFMAARSDFYFTTPGLAPIRLALRSARELDRVRRRNLAIALAYNLLSVSLAYAGLLSPLACAVLMPLSSLTAILSTTLSLSPKAALWKS; from the coding sequence ATGCAGCTCCGGGCCCCCTTGAACGACGCGGTTTTCTCGGCGAAGTCCGCGGTCGAAACGTTGCCCGCGAAACGTCCTGAAGCGTGCAAGCACTGCGGCACTCCGCTCGACGCAAGCGATGCGGGCCCCTTCTGCTGCACCGGCTGCGAGACGGTCTACGGCATTCTCACCTCGGAGCACCTCGAGGCCTACTACGACCTCCGTGGAGAGCGCGGGCAGCCGGCCCGTGACGCCGGCGCCCAGCGCGGCGCGCCCTTGTGGCTCGAGCCGATCGAGAAGTCCCTCGCCGAGGCGCAAACCGCCCAGCGCATCGAGCTCGATATCCAAGGGCTTCACTGCACGGCCTGCGTGTGGCTCATTCAGAACCTCGCGAAGCGGCACGACGGCGCGATGTCCATGGTGGTCGACCCGTCGGTCGGGAGGCTCCACCTCGTCGCCGAAAAGAAGCTCGATTTGCCCGCCCTCGTGGCCGACGTCGAACGCTTCGGCTACCGCCTCGGCCCTCCTCTGAAGGACACGGAGCGCAAGTCGAACGAGATCGTGTTCCGCATGGGCATCACCATCGCCCTCGCGATGAACGCGATGATCTTCGCGATCGCTTCGTACGCGGGGCTCAGCGAGGGCCCCACGTTCGTGCTCTTCGAGCGCATCACGTTCGGCATCTCCACGCTGAGCGTCATCGTGGGCGGGCCCGTGTTCTTCCGGTCCGCCTTTCGAGCGCTCCGCGCCGGCGTGCTGCACATGGACCTGCCGATCGCGCTCGGCATCGTGCTCGCGTATGGCGGTTCTCTCGTCTCGTTCCTCCGAGGCCACAGCCGTGGCGTCTTCGTCGACACGCTCGACGTCTTCATCGCGCTCATGCTCGTGGGCCGGTTCCTCCAAGAGCGCGCGCTCGAACGAAACCGCCTCGCCCTGCTCGCGAGCGACGGCGTCGAGGGCCTCCGCACCCGCCGCGTCGAAGGCGATAAGGTCACGACCATCCGCGCGACCGAGCTCCGCCGAGGTGACGTCGTGCACGTGGCCCCCGGCGAGGTGCTCCCCGTCGACGCGAAGCTCGAAGGCGAAGGCGAGGCGAGCTTCTCCCTCGACTGGGTGAACGGCGAGAGCGAGCCCCACGCCTACGCGGTCGGCGCCACGATCCCGGCGGGCGCGTTCTCGGCCTCGGACGTGCCGCAAACGCTCGTTTCCATTCAAGATTTCGCCGACTCTCCGCTGGTCGATCTGCTGCGCACCCCGGAGAAGCGCCACGGCGAGGAGGCCCAGAGCCTCCCGTTCTGGGACAAGCTCACGAGGTACTACGTGGCGGCCGTGCTCGTCGCGGCGGCGGTCGGCTTCGTCGGCTGGTACTTCGCCACGCGCGATCTCGCGCGGGCGCTCGAGGTCACCACCGCGGTGCTCATCGTCACGTGCCCCTGCGCGTTCGGGATCGCCACGCCGCTCGCGTACGACCTCGTGCAGAGCGGTCTCCGGCGCGCCGGGCTCTTCGTGCGCTCGGCGGGCTTCCTCGATCGCGCCGCGCTCGTGCGGACCGTCGTCTTCGACAAGACGGGCACGCTCACGACGGGCGCGCTGACCGTGCGCTCGCGCGACCTCGCACCGGGCTGCGACGCGGACAAGTTGGCACTTCTTGCGTCACTCGCCGGCCAGAGCACGCACCCGAAGTCCATGGCCGTGCACGACGCGCTGGTCGCCGAGGGCGTCACGCCGCGGGCGCTCTCGGGTGTCCGTGAAGAGGTCGGGCGGGGCGTGGTGGTCATCGAGGGCGGCGTGGAGTACCGCCTCGGCGCGCCCGCGTGGGCTCTCTCTCTCGGCGATTCTTCGGCTCCCGGCGCGGCCGACGTGGTGTTCGCGGCGAACGGCGAGAGGCTCGCGTCCTTCGTTACCGAAGAGGCCCTGCGCAAAGACGCGAAGGCCGAAGTCGACGCGCTCGGCCGCGACGGCATGTCCGTGTACCTCCTCTCGGGCGACGATCCTGCACGCGTGGCGCAAACCGCGCGTCTCGCGGGAATTCCCGAAGAAAAGGCCGTGGGAGGCCGCACCGCCGAAGGAAAAGCGGAGTGGGTCGACGCACACGACCGCAAAGACCTGCTCATGGTGGGTGACGGCATCAACGACGCGCTCGTCGTAGCGCGCGCTTTTTGCGGCGGCACGCCGGCGGTCGATCGCCCGTTCATGGCCGCCCGCAGCGATTTTTACTTCACCACGCCGGGGCTCGCGCCCATTCGGCTCGCCCTCCGTTCGGCGCGCGAGCTCGATCGGGTTCGGCGCAGAAATCTCGCGATCGCGTTGGCCTACAACCTGCTTTCTGTCTCGCTCGCGTATGCCGGTTTGCTGTCGCCCCTCGCGTGCGCGGTGCTCATGCCCCTGAGCTCCCTCACCGCCATCCTGTCGACCACCCTCTCCCTCTCACCGAAGGCCGCCCTGTGGAAGTCCTAG
- a CDS encoding sigma-54-dependent Fis family transcriptional regulator, with translation MSRAKKEKAYVLLVDDDVTAREALAKFLEQNGYVVDQADDGVAALERLVERPADVVVTDLMMPRMDGMALLTSIREQYPHLPVVMATSSEELGTAITAMRAGAEDYLTKPVDLDALEVAVERALERREVRVEAENLRRQIRERDSEGLRGLIGTSPAMQKVYRVARQVAPSRATVLITGESGTGKGELARAIHALSPRADKPFVALHCAALAESLLESELFGHEKGAFTGAERRRAGRFEQANGGTLFLDEIGEISLQTQVKLLRVLQERTFERVGGNEQVTVDVRLVAATNRDLTAAVRDGKFREDLFYRLNVVHVEMPPLRLRGGDVLVLADHFLRKYALENHRRIDGLSEGAREKLLQSRWPGNVRALENAIERAVVLAAGPIIEADDLPIESTLDGLGPLRIPGSTMAEIERYAIVKTLEAAGGSTSKAAELLDISVRTIQYRLHEYGLTKPKS, from the coding sequence ATGAGCCGTGCCAAGAAGGAAAAAGCCTACGTCCTCCTCGTCGACGACGACGTGACGGCGCGCGAGGCCCTCGCCAAGTTCCTCGAGCAGAACGGCTATGTCGTCGATCAAGCCGACGATGGCGTCGCGGCGCTGGAGCGCCTCGTCGAGCGACCGGCCGACGTGGTGGTGACCGATCTCATGATGCCGCGCATGGACGGCATGGCCCTGCTCACGTCGATTCGTGAGCAATATCCCCATCTTCCTGTCGTCATGGCGACCTCGTCCGAGGAACTCGGGACGGCCATCACCGCGATGCGAGCCGGCGCCGAGGACTACCTCACGAAACCCGTCGACCTCGACGCCCTCGAGGTCGCCGTGGAGCGCGCGCTCGAGCGCCGCGAGGTCCGCGTCGAGGCCGAGAACCTCCGTCGTCAGATCCGCGAGCGCGACTCGGAGGGGCTCCGTGGCCTCATCGGGACGAGCCCGGCGATGCAGAAGGTCTATCGCGTCGCGCGGCAGGTGGCTCCTTCTCGCGCCACGGTGCTCATCACCGGCGAGAGCGGCACCGGCAAGGGCGAGCTCGCCCGCGCGATCCACGCGCTCTCCCCCCGCGCCGACAAGCCCTTCGTCGCGCTCCACTGCGCCGCGCTCGCCGAGTCGCTCCTCGAGAGCGAGCTCTTCGGTCACGAGAAGGGCGCGTTCACGGGCGCCGAGCGCCGCCGCGCGGGCCGCTTCGAGCAGGCCAACGGGGGCACGCTCTTCCTCGACGAAATCGGGGAAATTTCCCTTCAGACGCAGGTGAAGCTCCTCCGCGTGCTCCAGGAGCGTACGTTCGAGCGCGTCGGCGGAAACGAGCAGGTCACCGTCGACGTGCGCCTCGTCGCGGCCACGAACCGCGACCTCACCGCCGCCGTGCGGGACGGCAAATTCCGGGAGGACCTCTTCTACCGCCTCAACGTCGTGCACGTCGAGATGCCGCCGCTCCGCCTCCGTGGTGGTGACGTGCTCGTGCTCGCCGACCACTTCCTCCGCAAGTACGCGCTCGAGAACCACCGCCGCATCGATGGTCTCTCCGAAGGGGCGCGCGAGAAGCTCCTGCAGTCGCGCTGGCCGGGCAACGTCCGCGCCCTCGAGAACGCGATCGAGCGCGCCGTCGTCTTGGCCGCGGGGCCGATCATCGAGGCCGACGATCTCCCGATCGAGAGCACCCTCGACGGCCTCGGGCCGCTCCGTATCCCCGGCTCCACCATGGCCGAGATCGAGCGCTACGCCATCGTGAAGACGCTCGAGGCCGCCGGGGGCTCCACGTCGAAGGCCGCCGAGCTCCTCGACATCAGCGTGCGCACCATCCAGTACCGGCTCCACGAGTACGGGCTCACCAAACCCAAGTCCTGA
- a CDS encoding PAS domain S-box protein yields MSTHDRTTDDFRGPVSSAGDRYRQILDTAPDAMVVVDHTGTISFANLQTETIFGYRREELVGKPLEVLIPERFRATHGGHMARYYAQPSTRHMGSGLALFGRRADGTEMDIEVSLAPVHTSGGMLVCAAIRDISERKRIEAMVKLGAERLASAVESIKDPFALFDAGDHLVQCNSAYRTLLGSRLGSLVGRPYREILDAWLDDLAFPDEATRAAFHVDRLARRSEPTSTFDVRTKDGHAFRVSDRRTAEGGVVTTVWDLTEVEHRAEELKTARLAAEAGSAAKSDFLSSMSHELRTPLNAILGFAQLLRRDKREPLSPRHRERVDHILKGGEHLLRLIDDILDLSRIEAGGVSISPEPVDVADVLSEVATTLEPAASRAQVAIEVSPIDPSLPHVATDRTRFVQILMNFGSNAVKYNREGGKVTFSVRGEGTKVRVVVADTGMGIPDDKQDKLFQPFQRAGQETGPIEGTGIGLAITKRLAELLEGAVGFRSVAGEGSEFWVEMPVHAKSAVPSSVPHALDPLRGGGEVRGSVLYVEDNPANVVFMQDLLGGFEGIELMIAPTAEMGVQLARARRPDVILMDINLPGMSGLDALKILKEWPETKDIPVIALTAAASERDRQRGERAGFYRYLTKPVRVDELERALEAVLVDDLPRSS; encoded by the coding sequence ATGTCCACGCACGACCGCACGACCGACGACTTTCGCGGTCCCGTCTCTTCGGCGGGCGATCGCTACCGCCAGATCCTCGACACCGCGCCCGACGCCATGGTGGTCGTCGACCACACCGGTACGATCTCGTTCGCGAACCTGCAGACCGAGACGATCTTCGGGTACCGCCGCGAAGAGCTCGTCGGAAAGCCCCTCGAGGTGCTCATCCCCGAGCGCTTCCGCGCCACGCATGGTGGCCACATGGCGCGGTACTACGCGCAGCCGAGCACGCGCCACATGGGCTCGGGGCTCGCGCTCTTCGGTCGCAGGGCCGACGGCACCGAGATGGACATCGAGGTGTCGCTCGCGCCCGTCCACACCTCGGGAGGCATGCTCGTGTGCGCGGCCATCCGCGACATCTCGGAGCGCAAACGCATCGAGGCGATGGTCAAGCTCGGCGCCGAGCGGCTCGCGAGCGCCGTCGAGAGCATCAAAGATCCGTTCGCCCTCTTCGACGCGGGCGATCACCTCGTGCAGTGCAACAGCGCCTACCGCACGCTCCTCGGCTCGCGCCTCGGCTCGCTCGTGGGGCGGCCCTACCGCGAAATCCTCGACGCCTGGCTCGACGACCTCGCCTTCCCCGACGAAGCCACGCGCGCGGCATTCCACGTCGATCGCCTCGCGCGGCGTTCGGAGCCGACGTCCACGTTCGACGTGCGCACCAAGGACGGCCACGCCTTCCGCGTGAGCGACCGCCGCACCGCGGAGGGCGGTGTGGTCACGACGGTGTGGGACCTCACCGAGGTCGAGCACCGCGCCGAAGAGCTCAAGACCGCGAGGTTGGCGGCCGAGGCGGGGAGCGCTGCAAAATCGGACTTTTTGTCGTCGATGAGCCACGAGCTCCGGACGCCGCTCAACGCCATCTTGGGCTTCGCGCAGCTCCTCCGGAGGGACAAACGCGAGCCGCTCTCTCCCCGTCACCGCGAGCGCGTCGACCACATTTTGAAAGGTGGGGAGCACCTCCTCCGCCTCATCGACGACATCCTCGATCTGTCGCGCATCGAGGCCGGGGGTGTGTCGATCTCACCCGAGCCCGTGGACGTCGCCGACGTGCTCTCCGAGGTCGCCACGACCCTCGAGCCGGCGGCCTCGCGCGCGCAGGTCGCGATCGAGGTCTCCCCGATCGATCCGAGCCTGCCGCACGTGGCGACCGATCGCACCCGCTTCGTGCAGATCCTCATGAATTTCGGCTCGAACGCGGTGAAGTACAACCGCGAGGGCGGCAAGGTCACCTTCTCGGTGCGCGGCGAGGGCACGAAGGTGCGGGTCGTCGTCGCTGACACGGGCATGGGCATCCCGGACGACAAACAGGACAAGCTCTTTCAGCCCTTCCAGCGCGCCGGACAAGAGACGGGGCCGATCGAGGGAACGGGCATCGGGCTCGCGATCACGAAGCGCCTGGCCGAGCTGCTCGAGGGGGCGGTGGGTTTCCGCAGCGTGGCGGGCGAGGGCTCCGAGTTCTGGGTCGAGATGCCCGTCCACGCGAAGAGCGCGGTCCCGTCCTCCGTGCCTCACGCGCTCGACCCCCTTCGCGGCGGCGGCGAGGTGCGCGGCAGCGTGCTCTACGTCGAGGACAACCCGGCGAACGTCGTCTTCATGCAAGACCTGCTCGGCGGCTTCGAGGGCATCGAGCTCATGATCGCGCCCACGGCCGAGATGGGTGTGCAGCTCGCGCGCGCTCGAAGGCCCGACGTCATCTTGATGGACATCAACCTCCCGGGGATGAGCGGCCTCGACGCCCTCAAGATCCTGAAGGAGTGGCCCGAGACGAAGGACATCCCGGTGATCGCGCTCACCGCCGCGGCCTCGGAGCGTGACCGTCAACGCGGCGAGCGTGCCGGCTTCTACCGCTACCTCACGAAGCCCGTGCGCGTCGACGAGCTCGAACGCGCGCTCGAGGCCGTCCTCGTCGACGACCTACCGCGCTCGAGCTGA
- a CDS encoding CBS domain-containing protein — translation MTPTPHSVGKDQPLATAQKLMHDNKCRHLPVLEHGKLVGIVSERDILYVQAIPGVDIHKTTVEDAMTQSVYCVPPEQRLRAVVQDMAENRYGCAVIVEGAKVVGVFTTTDALDVLAQHLGKDY, via the coding sequence ATGACCCCCACCCCGCACTCGGTGGGCAAGGACCAGCCGCTCGCCACGGCCCAAAAGCTGATGCACGACAACAAGTGCCGGCACCTCCCGGTGCTCGAGCACGGCAAGCTCGTGGGCATCGTGTCGGAGCGCGACATCCTCTACGTGCAGGCGATCCCGGGCGTCGACATCCACAAGACCACGGTGGAGGACGCGATGACCCAGAGCGTCTACTGCGTGCCGCCGGAGCAGCGTCTCCGCGCCGTGGTGCAGGACATGGCCGAGAACCGCTACGGGTGCGCGGTCATCGTCGAGGGCGCCAAGGTCGTCGGCGTCTTCACCACCACCGACGCGCTCGACGTGCTCGCACAGCACCTCGGCAAAGACTACTGA
- a CDS encoding universal stress protein, producing the protein MKRILVCLDHSERETFVFSEARHFAERMNAKAVLLQVIVPDHGLTLPDAESDPKTHEAAEEARRSLTELASHFPKQNLDSVRAGVGEAWRVICQAAEDIDASFVLVGSHGTVGLEKLFGTTAEKVVRHCTRSVVVLRPSRP; encoded by the coding sequence ATGAAGCGCATTCTCGTCTGCCTCGACCACTCCGAGCGAGAGACGTTCGTGTTCTCCGAAGCCCGCCATTTTGCCGAGCGAATGAACGCGAAGGCCGTGCTCCTGCAGGTCATCGTGCCCGACCACGGCCTCACCCTCCCCGACGCGGAGAGCGACCCGAAGACGCACGAGGCCGCCGAAGAGGCGCGGAGGAGCCTCACCGAGCTCGCGAGCCACTTTCCCAAGCAGAACCTCGACTCGGTGCGCGCGGGCGTGGGCGAGGCGTGGCGCGTGATCTGCCAGGCCGCCGAGGACATCGACGCGTCGTTCGTGCTCGTCGGCTCGCACGGCACCGTGGGGCTCGAGAAGCTCTTCGGCACCACGGCCGAGAAGGTCGTCCGCCACTGCACACGCTCGGTCGTCGTGCTCCGCCCGTCCCGCCCCTGA
- a CDS encoding hemerythrin domain-containing protein, translated as MHAVSQPESSLRSRLLDDHHDLEALMARILEACERDDREGISEAWGELDARVMGHLETEDRYLVPALMRTNEREARAIMSEHRHIRTRLVELGAAVDLHTIRTETARSFIDDLRAHASHEDEMLYRIAEDTIPYEEHEGIFEAMAHAVRERLERRKAHKHTK; from the coding sequence ATGCACGCCGTCTCGCAGCCCGAAAGCTCTCTCCGCTCCCGCCTCCTCGACGACCATCACGACCTCGAGGCGCTCATGGCGCGCATCCTCGAGGCCTGCGAGCGCGACGACCGCGAGGGCATCAGCGAAGCCTGGGGCGAGCTCGACGCGCGAGTCATGGGCCACCTCGAGACCGAAGACCGGTACCTCGTGCCTGCGCTCATGCGCACGAACGAGCGTGAGGCGCGCGCCATCATGTCCGAGCACCGCCACATTCGCACGAGGCTCGTCGAGCTCGGCGCTGCGGTCGACCTCCACACGATCCGCACCGAGACGGCGCGCTCGTTCATCGACGACCTCCGCGCCCACGCGAGCCACGAGGACGAGATGCTCTACCGCATCGCCGAGGACACCATCCCGTACGAGGAGCACGAAGGCATCTTCGAGGCGATGGCTCACGCCGTGCGCGAGAGGCTCGAGCGGCGGAAGGCACACAAGCACACCAAGTAG
- a CDS encoding hybrid sensor histidine kinase/response regulator: MGPEATKSALAPAQVCVLVVDDNEANRALAQQTLEDEGYTVRLANDGASGLAAFADGPPPDCVLLDVRMPGLDGFTVCERLRRLPEGAEVPIIFLTALRDVDTFDRALASGGDDFLTKPVRPTELVVRVQTALELRRTRSELREHYELLRGQRDRLMRVQLMKERLMAFVVHDLKNPVNAMDLHAQLVLRDKTLSAESRHSVSQIRSEARNLNRLILNLLDIAKADEGKLEAKRAPVDLAALVTDVLSELEPVAATKGVSLVSDLSVRALEGDADLLRRTLANLVENGVRHTPKGGSITVTSNEADGLVCVRVRDTGPGVPQAMWDKVFDPFVQLENDPQTGRTSRGGRGLGLAFCRLAVEAHGGTIAVEDGAPGAVFRLCLPAHLPR, translated from the coding sequence ATGGGACCTGAAGCAACCAAATCGGCGCTGGCGCCCGCGCAGGTGTGCGTGCTCGTCGTCGACGACAACGAGGCGAACCGCGCGCTCGCCCAGCAAACGCTGGAGGACGAGGGCTACACCGTGCGCCTCGCGAACGACGGCGCCTCGGGCCTCGCCGCGTTCGCCGACGGTCCACCTCCCGATTGTGTGCTGCTCGACGTACGCATGCCCGGCCTCGACGGTTTCACCGTGTGCGAGCGGCTGCGGCGCCTCCCCGAGGGGGCCGAGGTGCCCATCATTTTCCTCACGGCGCTCCGCGACGTCGACACGTTCGACCGCGCGCTCGCCTCCGGCGGGGACGACTTCCTCACGAAGCCCGTGCGCCCGACCGAGCTCGTCGTGCGCGTGCAGACCGCCCTCGAGCTCCGCCGCACGCGGTCCGAGCTCCGCGAGCACTACGAGCTCTTGCGGGGCCAGCGCGATCGCCTCATGCGCGTTCAGCTCATGAAAGAGCGCCTCATGGCGTTCGTCGTGCACGACCTCAAGAACCCGGTCAACGCGATGGACCTCCACGCGCAGCTCGTCTTGCGGGACAAAACGCTCTCCGCCGAGAGCCGCCATTCGGTCTCGCAGATCCGCAGCGAGGCCCGGAACCTGAACCGCCTCATTTTGAACCTGCTCGACATCGCCAAGGCCGACGAGGGCAAGCTCGAGGCGAAGCGCGCCCCGGTCGATCTCGCGGCGCTCGTCACCGACGTGCTGTCCGAGCTCGAGCCCGTGGCCGCCACCAAAGGCGTGTCCCTGGTCTCCGACCTGTCGGTCCGCGCGCTCGAGGGAGACGCGGATCTCTTGCGCCGAACGCTCGCGAACCTCGTCGAGAACGGCGTGCGCCACACCCCCAAGGGCGGCTCCATCACCGTGACCTCGAACGAGGCCGACGGACTCGTGTGTGTGCGTGTGCGCGACACCGGCCCCGGCGTGCCCCAAGCCATGTGGGACAAGGTGTTCGACCCCTTCGTCCAGCTCGAAAACGACCCCCAAACGGGCCGTACTTCGCGTGGGGGCAGGGGGCTCGGGCTCGCGTTCTGCCGGCTCGCGGTCGAGGCGCACGGCGGCACCATCGCCGTCGAAGATGGCGCACCAGGTGCCGTTTTTCGTTTGTGCCTCCCGGCGCATTTGCCAAGGTAA
- a CDS encoding MBL fold metallo-hydrolase has translation MEIISVGAAGTVTGSKHLVRTSSGTVLLDCGLFQGRRRESIEENRTLGFSARDIDAVVLSHAHIDHSGALPILVKQGFRGSVYSTPATHDLATAMLKDAANIQEQDARYVNKVIDRDGIDMLPVEPLYDEADVDRTLTHFVPVSYRVRKTIAPGFSIVFYDAGHVLGSAVTCLDVDDDGEKKRVVFTGDLGRRGTPILRDPEVVSGANLLIMESTYGDRVHPPYAGLENDLADVITRVVARGGKIVIPTFALERAQEVVYALKRLRKAKRVPLVPVYVDSPLTVKVTEVFQRHPDCFDEEAREHLTGDDSPFDFDGLRYVSEKVDSQAIDVADGPAIILSASGMCEAGRVLHHLRATVEDPKNAVIIVGFQAQHTLGRRIVERRPRIRIFGVERDLRAEVVVLNGFSAHADRDDLLAYAEATRERGKLREVVLVHGEDKSLAALRESLLERSFPTVHIARPRETHRF, from the coding sequence ATGGAGATCATCAGCGTCGGTGCGGCCGGTACCGTCACCGGATCGAAGCACCTCGTCCGGACGTCCAGCGGGACGGTGCTCCTCGACTGCGGCCTCTTCCAGGGGAGGCGCCGCGAGTCGATCGAAGAGAACCGAACGTTGGGCTTCTCGGCGCGTGACATCGACGCCGTCGTGCTCTCCCACGCGCACATCGATCACTCGGGGGCGCTTCCGATCCTGGTGAAACAAGGCTTTCGTGGGAGCGTGTATTCTACACCTGCGACCCACGATCTCGCCACGGCCATGCTGAAGGACGCGGCCAACATCCAAGAGCAGGACGCGCGGTACGTGAACAAGGTCATCGACCGCGACGGCATCGACATGCTCCCGGTCGAGCCCCTCTACGACGAGGCCGACGTCGACAGGACGCTCACCCACTTCGTGCCGGTGTCGTACCGTGTGCGAAAGACGATCGCGCCTGGCTTCTCGATCGTCTTCTACGACGCGGGTCACGTGCTCGGGAGCGCGGTCACGTGCCTCGACGTCGACGACGACGGCGAGAAGAAGCGCGTCGTCTTCACGGGCGATCTCGGCCGGCGCGGCACGCCCATCCTGCGCGACCCGGAGGTCGTGTCGGGCGCGAACCTGCTCATCATGGAGAGCACCTACGGCGACAGGGTGCACCCGCCCTACGCCGGCCTCGAGAACGACCTCGCCGATGTGATCACACGGGTCGTGGCTCGCGGCGGCAAGATCGTCATCCCGACGTTCGCGCTCGAGCGCGCCCAGGAGGTCGTGTACGCGCTGAAGCGCCTGCGAAAAGCGAAGCGCGTCCCGCTCGTGCCCGTCTACGTCGACTCGCCCCTCACGGTGAAGGTGACCGAGGTCTTCCAGCGCCACCCCGACTGCTTCGACGAAGAGGCACGCGAGCACCTCACGGGCGACGACTCCCCGTTCGACTTCGACGGCCTCCGCTACGTCTCCGAGAAGGTCGACTCGCAGGCGATCGACGTGGCCGACGGCCCGGCGATCATCCTCTCGGCGAGCGGGATGTGCGAGGCGGGGCGCGTGCTCCACCACCTGCGCGCCACGGTCGAGGACCCGAAGAACGCCGTCATCATCGTCGGCTTCCAGGCGCAACACACGCTCGGGCGTCGCATCGTCGAGCGCCGCCCCCGCATTCGTATCTTCGGGGTCGAGCGGGACCTCCGCGCCGAGGTCGTGGTCTTGAACGGCTTCTCGGCGCACGCCGACCGCGACGACCTGCTCGCCTACGCCGAGGCCACCCGCGAGCGCGGCAAGCTGCGCGAGGTCGTGCTCGTGCACGGCGAGGACAAGTCCCTCGCGGCCCTCCGCGAGTCGCTCCTCGAGCGGAGCTTCCCCACGGTGCACATCGCGCGCCCCCGCGAGACACACCGTTTCTGA